One genomic segment of bacterium includes these proteins:
- the msrB gene encoding peptide-methionine (R)-S-oxide reductase MsrB, producing the protein MKNLLSILLVVVLFTTGCSQSEEEKVSQSVTDNNTKQAAERKDSNMDSSGNKYQKPSDEELKKMLTDEQYKVTQCEGTEFAFKNEYWDNHRAGIYVDIVSGEPLFSSKDKFDSGTGWPSFTQPIDPKYIVKKKDLSYGWNRVEVRSKNGDSHLGHVFDDGPDPTGLRYCINSASLRFIPKEKMAEEGYGEFLSLVE; encoded by the coding sequence ATGAAAAACTTATTAAGCATATTATTAGTTGTAGTACTGTTTACAACAGGTTGTTCGCAAAGTGAGGAAGAAAAGGTGAGTCAGTCAGTTACTGACAACAATACAAAGCAAGCCGCAGAAAGGAAAGATTCAAATATGGATAGCTCGGGAAATAAATATCAAAAACCATCTGACGAAGAATTAAAGAAAATGCTAACCGATGAGCAATACAAAGTAACTCAGTGTGAAGGAACCGAGTTTGCATTTAAGAATGAATACTGGGATAATCATCGTGCAGGAATTTATGTTGATATTGTTTCCGGCGAACCGCTGTTCAGCTCAAAAGATAAATTTGATTCGGGCACAGGCTGGCCAAGCTTTACACAGCCGATTGATCCGAAATACATTGTGAAGAAAAAGGATCTTTCATACGGCTGGAATAGAGTAGAAGTAAGAAGTAAAAACGGGGATTCACATCTCGGTCACGTTTTTGATGACGGTCCTGATCCAACCGGATTACGTTATTGTATAAACTCTGCATCCCTTCGTTTCATACCAAAAGAAAAAATGGCAGAAGAAGGATACGGAGAGTTTCTTTCGTTAGTTGAATAG
- a CDS encoding murein L,D-transpeptidase catalytic domain family protein, which produces MKIFLLAFIGVFTLLSGSASNSAPSGQKINSSSDIISDEDYNQLLITSLYTDCKLTDKLDFNVFKLALDGYNSIDAPNKNLLSIIDYSKPSNEKRFFIIDIENHKLLYQTLVAHGKKSGFLNATKFSNKIGSYKSSLGFFRTGNSYSGIRGYSLKLEGLERGINDNAGLRGIIIHGANYVDERIANGNGVIGRSWGCPAVSKKLSKEIINLLKGGSLLFIYADDEVYKEKSLIANLNTNTNSNLN; this is translated from the coding sequence ATGAAAATATTTTTACTGGCTTTTATTGGAGTTTTTACTCTCCTGTCAGGTTCTGCGTCCAACAGTGCGCCCAGTGGACAAAAGATAAATTCAAGCAGCGATATCATTTCAGATGAAGATTATAACCAATTACTTATTACGAGTCTTTACACGGATTGCAAGCTGACGGATAAATTAGATTTTAATGTTTTTAAGCTCGCACTGGATGGCTACAACTCTATTGATGCACCGAATAAAAATCTGCTTTCAATAATAGATTATTCAAAACCATCAAATGAAAAAAGATTTTTTATTATTGATATCGAAAATCATAAGCTGCTGTATCAAACATTAGTTGCTCACGGAAAAAAATCAGGTTTTCTGAATGCAACAAAATTTTCGAATAAAATCGGATCATATAAAAGCAGTCTTGGATTTTTTAGAACCGGCAATTCATACTCTGGCATAAGAGGTTATTCGTTAAAGCTAGAAGGATTGGAACGAGGAATAAACGACAATGCCGGTTTGAGAGGCATAATTATTCACGGTGCAAATTATGTAGATGAAAGAATTGCCAATGGAAACGGAGTTATCGGACGAAGCTGGGGTTGTCCTGCTGTTTCTAAAAAATTATCAAAGGAAATAATTAATTTGCTTAAAGGCGGCAGTCTTCTTTTCATTTATGCTGATGATGAAGTTTATAAAGAGAAATCACTGATAGCCAACCTCAATACAAACACAAATTCTAACCTGAATTAA
- a CDS encoding YajQ family cyclic di-GMP-binding protein codes for MAKNSSFDIVSEIDFQEVDNAVNQAIKEITQRYDLKDSKTELELNKKDKLLTLNTKDDYSRKQSIDILQTKFIKRGLSIKVMKLEEPETAASGRLRQKINLQSGISKDNAKIITKMIKEMNLKVSAQIMDERIRVQGAKKDDLQIVIQKVKEADLDFPVQFVNYQ; via the coding sequence ATGGCAAAAAATTCATCATTCGATATAGTTTCTGAAATTGATTTTCAGGAAGTTGATAATGCAGTAAACCAGGCAATTAAGGAAATCACTCAAAGATATGATCTGAAAGATTCTAAAACAGAGCTTGAACTGAACAAAAAGGATAAGCTTCTTACTTTAAATACAAAGGATGATTATTCCCGAAAGCAGTCAATAGATATCCTGCAGACAAAATTTATTAAAAGGGGGTTGTCAATTAAAGTAATGAAGCTTGAAGAGCCCGAGACAGCAGCCAGCGGAAGACTGCGGCAGAAAATTAATCTGCAGAGTGGAATATCCAAAGACAACGCGAAGATAATTACAAAAATGATAAAGGAAATGAACCTGAAAGTAAGTGCGCAGATAATGGATGAAAGAATCCGTGTGCAGGGAGCGAAGAAAGACGATTTGCAGATTGTTATTCAAAAAGTAAAAGAAGCCGATCTCGATTTTCCTGTTCAGTTTGTTAATTACCAGTGA
- a CDS encoding YhcH/YjgK/YiaL family protein, with protein sequence MIIDKIENSFLYENISERIRKSFEYIKTTDLKNLPAGKYPIDGENIFALVSEYQTKPESEGKLEAHRKYIDVQFVIRGEELMGYSPIGMQQILEPYKEENDIAFFTGDKSFSKVSEGMFAIFFTEDVHMPGISTGEISDVKKLVIKVRTN encoded by the coding sequence ATGATAATTGATAAAATCGAAAACTCATTTCTCTACGAAAATATTAGTGAACGGATACGCAAATCATTTGAGTATATCAAAACAACTGACTTAAAAAATCTTCCAGCTGGCAAATATCCGATTGATGGTGAAAATATTTTCGCGTTAGTGAGCGAATATCAAACAAAACCAGAATCCGAGGGAAAGCTCGAAGCTCACAGAAAATATATTGATGTTCAATTTGTTATCCGCGGAGAAGAATTGATGGGTTATTCTCCAATTGGTATGCAACAAATTCTCGAACCATACAAAGAAGAAAATGATATTGCATTTTTCACCGGAGATAAATCTTTCTCAAAAGTTTCAGAAGGTATGTTTGCAATATTCTTCACGGAAGATGTCCATATGCCGGGAATAAGTACGGGAGAAATTTCTGATGTCAAGAAGCTTGTAATAAAAGTTCGAACCAATTAA
- a CDS encoding DUF1579 domain-containing protein, whose product MNKLFALIIAAMFAISSHTLFAQDDEMGMDPEMMKAWQEYMTPGAMHDLLAKSVGEWKTEIKSWMDPNMPPTVTEGKSICESMLGGRYFHSKETANFMGMPFEGSAITGYDNATKKFFSYWVDNMSTGGMVLEGFYDEATKTFTYAGSGMSFTGEYKVREIIQHINDDESMFTMYMEEGGKPEMKMMEIKYTRIK is encoded by the coding sequence ATGAATAAATTATTTGCTCTAATAATCGCAGCAATGTTTGCAATTTCATCTCATACACTTTTTGCACAGGATGATGAGATGGGAATGGATCCTGAAATGATGAAAGCATGGCAGGAATATATGACTCCCGGTGCTATGCACGATTTATTAGCTAAAAGTGTTGGCGAATGGAAAACTGAAATTAAATCCTGGATGGATCCGAATATGCCGCCAACTGTAACTGAAGGTAAATCAATTTGCGAATCAATGCTCGGTGGAAGATATTTCCATTCAAAAGAGACTGCAAATTTTATGGGAATGCCTTTCGAAGGCTCGGCAATAACCGGTTATGATAATGCAACAAAAAAATTCTTCAGCTACTGGGTTGATAATATGAGCACTGGCGGAATGGTTCTCGAAGGCTTTTATGATGAAGCAACAAAAACTTTTACCTACGCTGGATCAGGCATGAGTTTCACAGGTGAATATAAAGTTCGGGAAATCATTCAGCACATTAACGATGATGAGTCTATGTTCACGATGTATATGGAAGAAGGCGGCAAACCTGAAATGAAAATGATGGAAATTAAATACACAAGAATCAAATAA
- a CDS encoding Fic family protein — translation MAFNKEKPYNELPLLLPDRKVWETLDVYKKLADARASLAELKGRLPIIPNPLMLINTLVLQEAKDSSTIENIFTTNDALYKAFSSNLTNDASTKEVLRYREAMWNAFTKMKKSSDYSEKLAVEIFKTITDKKEEIRKVQVYIGSSNHVVYTPPSPGNHLKEKLTNWFDIAIKEKGVDPLIKMAMLHYQFEAIHPFTDGNGRTGRILNVLYLCKEKLIDLPVIYLSKFILDNKNNYYKFLREVTENKKWESWILFMLDAVNETAKLTLQKVNAIYEEYLSVIEKVKDKAPDIYTHELIEVIFNQPYCKIAILEEKKIASRNTASKYLRKLEELGILKSEVVGRETLYKNILLFNILSSK, via the coding sequence ATGGCCTTTAATAAAGAGAAACCATACAACGAACTTCCGCTTCTTCTACCGGATAGAAAAGTTTGGGAAACATTAGATGTTTACAAAAAGTTAGCTGATGCACGAGCATCGCTTGCTGAGCTTAAAGGCAGACTTCCGATCATTCCTAATCCGCTGATGCTGATAAACACTCTCGTACTGCAGGAAGCAAAAGACAGCTCCACAATTGAAAATATATTCACAACTAACGATGCTCTTTACAAAGCGTTCTCCTCCAATCTAACTAATGATGCATCTACAAAAGAAGTACTGCGTTACCGTGAAGCTATGTGGAACGCATTTACGAAAATGAAAAAATCTTCTGATTATTCTGAGAAGCTTGCCGTTGAGATTTTCAAAACTATTACAGATAAGAAAGAAGAAATCAGGAAAGTTCAGGTTTATATTGGCAGCAGTAATCACGTAGTTTATACTCCGCCGTCACCCGGAAATCATTTGAAAGAAAAATTAACTAACTGGTTTGATATCGCAATCAAAGAAAAGGGAGTTGATCCTCTTATCAAAATGGCAATGCTTCACTATCAGTTTGAAGCTATTCATCCCTTCACCGATGGCAACGGAAGAACAGGAAGAATTCTGAATGTATTATATCTCTGCAAAGAAAAACTTATTGATCTCCCGGTCATCTATTTATCAAAATTCATTCTCGATAATAAAAACAATTACTATAAATTTTTGAGAGAAGTTACCGAAAACAAAAAATGGGAAAGCTGGATTCTTTTCATGCTCGATGCAGTGAATGAAACAGCAAAACTAACTTTGCAAAAAGTGAACGCAATCTACGAAGAGTATCTGTCGGTAATTGAAAAAGTAAAAGATAAAGCTCCCGACATTTATACTCACGAATTGATCGAAGTTATCTTTAACCAGCCGTACTGCAAAATTGCAATACTTGAAGAAAAGAAAATTGCTTCACGGAACACTGCCAGCAAGTATCTCAGAAAATTGGAAGAACTCGGAATTCTTAAGTCCGAAGTAGTTGGCAGAGAGACACTCTACAAAAACATTTTGCTTTTCAACATCTTATCTTCGAAATAA